TTCAGGCTGGCAGCAGAGATACAGTATAAATTTCTGGAACCAAAGAAAGGCCAGGATGAATCTATAGAAAAGAAAACGCGAATCGAACTTTATTAATTCACTCTAATACTTAACCCTAAATGAACATGCATATGACAACACACCCTCCTTGAAAAACAAAAAAACATACGGAAAAATATTGGCGTATTTTTCCGTATGAAAAACCTACAGTATACTTGTTTGGCGACAAGTATGATGTCTATAGCAATTTTTTTAATCAAATTCATTACAAATCTATGATTTATTATTTGAACTTCCAACTTTTCAGGAAAATGAATATATTCAAATTCCTGAAAGAAACACCATTGTGTATGAAATTATCAGTAATAATGTTGTTTGCATTTGCAAGTCTGACACTCGCAATTAATAGCCATGCTCAATCAGCACGCGTTACCTTAAACGTAAATAACAGCAGTTTACAAAAAGTACTGGACGAAATTGAAAAACAATCTGATTATCATTTCTTCTACAATAATAAACAGGTCGATATTTCACGAAAAGTAAGCATAAAAAGCAATCAAACGGAAATCAAACAAGTACTGAACCAATTGTTTGCAGGAACTAATATCGGATACCAAGTACTGGAAAATAGTATTATACTATCTCCTAAAGCTATTTTGGAAAACAATGAGTTAGCTCAACAACAGCAAAATAAAAGAATAAAAGGAACGGTGAAAGATAAAAACGGTGAACCCATTATCGGCGCAAATATCAAAGAAAAAGGAACTGCCGGAAATGGGACAATTACGGATATAGAAGGTAACTTCTCACTTTCTGTAGGAACCCAAAGTACCCTTACTATTTCTTATATCGGATACCAGACTAAAGAAATTACAGTTAATAATGCAACTTTACTCAATATACGCCTGGAAGAAAATGCAGCAGCGTTGGAAGAAGTCGTTGTGACTGCCTTAGGTATCAAGCGTGAAGAAAAGGCATTGGGATATGCAGTGCAAAAGGTAGATGGAGATAAACTGTCTACAGTCAAGAACGTAAACGTAGCCACTTCGCTGACCGGTAAGATTGCGGGGTTAAACGTAAAGAATAGTACAGAATTTAACACGTCACCTTCACTTTCACTTCGTGCCTCTTCTCCCCTTTTAGTCATCGACGGAGTACCTTATGGAAATGTAGGATTGAATGACATAGCGGCTGACGACATCGAATCTATAGACGTATTGAAAGGAGCTACCGCTTCTGCACTATATGGTGCACGCGGAGGAGCAGGTGCGGTGATGATTACAACCAAGAAAGGAAGTAAGGAAGGACTGACAGTTACAGTGAACAGTAGCACAATGTTCGCCGCAGGCTATCTGAAAAAACCTGAAGTACAGAGCGCATACAGTACCGGTTCCGGAGGTTATTATAGAACAGGAGGTAGCTATGTGTGGGGAGATAAACTGGATATTGGCCGCACAGCAGAACAATATGATCCGTATACACATGAATTTGTGGAAATGCCGTTGGTTTCAAAAGGAAAGAACAATCTGAAAAATTTCCAGGAGTTGAGCTTGATTACCAACAATAATGTAAGTGTAGCACAAAAAGGTAAATACGGAAGTGTACGCACTTCATTAACGCATGTATATAACAAAGGACAGTATCCTAATCAAAAACTAAATAAAATTACATATTCGGTTTCAGGAGATATGAAATGGAAAAAGTTCTCTTTTGAAGGCGGACTTACCTACAACAAACGTTTCTATCCAAATGACACTGGTTCCGGTTATAGTAGCGCTGGATTTTTATATAACTTACTCATTTGGTCTGGTCCGGAATATGATATACGCGACTATAAAGATTACTGGATAAAAACAGACGAACAACAAAACTGGATGGATACTGAATGGTACGATAATCCTTATATAACTGCTTATGAAATTATATCAAGCAGTGATTATGATCTGATCAATGGATATCTTTCTGCCAATTATGATTTTACTTCCTGGTTGAAACTCTCGTTACGTTCCGGTTTAGACTCCTACTCACAAAAGAAAGAGTGGCGTAATCCGATAAGTGCTTTAGGAGGATGGGACAAATTAGGATATTACGCTTTGCAGCGCCTGGGTGGATATAGCCTTAATAATGACTTGATGCTTTCAGCCGATCATAAGTTTGGCGATTTCAACGTGGACGGTTTCATCGGAGGTACAATCTATTATTGGAAGAGCGACAATATCCTGTCTCAAACACAGAATGGATTAAGTATCCCCGGATATTACTCATTGAAAAGCTCTGTAGACCCACTAAAGACAACTAGTGGAATTACAAAAAAACTAACTACCAGTATCTACGGTAAAGCATCTGTATCCTGGAAGAGTACTTTGTTCTTAGACGTTACAGCTCGTAACGACTGGTCATCTACATTACCGTCAGAAACTCGCTCCTATTTCTATCCATCAGTAGCAAGTAGTGTGGTGATGTCCCAATTCATTCCAATGCCTAAATTTATTGATTTTTGGAAAGTCAGAGGAGCATGGACCGTGACCAAAAGTGATTTGGGAGTATATGATACAAACAACACTTATAGTGTTTCAACTGATTTATGGAATGGCGAAAGTGCCGCTTACTATCCTTCATCCATCCGTGGCATGGCAGTTAAACCGTCAGCTACCCGTTCTTATGAAATCGGTACGGCTGCACACTTCTTCGGAAATCGCCTGAAAATAGATTTCACCTATTATAATAAGCTATATTATAATCTCACCCGAAGTGCCGGTATCAGTAGTGCATCAGGTTTTAGTTCCACATTGATCAATATTGACGAAGAATATGTAGGAAGAGGAGTAGAACTCACACTATCCGGCAACATTATCCGCACAAAAGACTGGAACTGGGAATCTAC
The DNA window shown above is from Bacteroides faecium and carries:
- a CDS encoding SusC/RagA family TonB-linked outer membrane protein — translated: MKLSVIMLFAFASLTLAINSHAQSARVTLNVNNSSLQKVLDEIEKQSDYHFFYNNKQVDISRKVSIKSNQTEIKQVLNQLFAGTNIGYQVLENSIILSPKAILENNELAQQQQNKRIKGTVKDKNGEPIIGANIKEKGTAGNGTITDIEGNFSLSVGTQSTLTISYIGYQTKEITVNNATLLNIRLEENAAALEEVVVTALGIKREEKALGYAVQKVDGDKLSTVKNVNVATSLTGKIAGLNVKNSTEFNTSPSLSLRASSPLLVIDGVPYGNVGLNDIAADDIESIDVLKGATASALYGARGGAGAVMITTKKGSKEGLTVTVNSSTMFAAGYLKKPEVQSAYSTGSGGYYRTGGSYVWGDKLDIGRTAEQYDPYTHEFVEMPLVSKGKNNLKNFQELSLITNNNVSVAQKGKYGSVRTSLTHVYNKGQYPNQKLNKITYSVSGDMKWKKFSFEGGLTYNKRFYPNDTGSGYSSAGFLYNLLIWSGPEYDIRDYKDYWIKTDEQQNWMDTEWYDNPYITAYEIISSSDYDLINGYLSANYDFTSWLKLSLRSGLDSYSQKKEWRNPISALGGWDKLGYYALQRLGGYSLNNDLMLSADHKFGDFNVDGFIGGTIYYWKSDNILSQTQNGLSIPGYYSLKSSVDPLKTTSGITKKLTTSIYGKASVSWKSTLFLDVTARNDWSSTLPSETRSYFYPSVASSVVMSQFIPMPKFIDFWKVRGAWTVTKSDLGVYDTNNTYSVSTDLWNGESAAYYPSSIRGMAVKPSATRSYEIGTAAHFFGNRLKIDFTYYNKLYYNLTRSAGISSASGFSSTLINIDEEYVGRGVELTLSGNIIRTKDWNWESTFNWSRDRWYYTKVDPKYSTQKPWVAAGKRWDWYGVYDWERDPEGNIINYGGYPKQSQYQSVMGYEYPDWIWGWSNTVSFKNITLSFSFDGRVGGLAHSKTNQGMWNSGAHIDSDNEWRYDEVVNRQTNYIGKGVKIVSGKVEYDSDGKITFDNRVFAPNDVKVSYETYTKTLNPSARTVTSQNVFDETFFKLRDLSITYQMPKSICEKLHMKGLSLAFVGQNLLIWTKEFRFTDPDGDSDNLSSPSTRYVGFNVKLDF